One Nostoc sp. UHCC 0302 DNA window includes the following coding sequences:
- the kdpC gene encoding K(+)-transporting ATPase subunit C, producing the protein MSFAREASRAIRSTLVLWVMVAIIYPFGMIAIGQIVFPFQANGSLLKNNAGQVVGSALIGQPFSSDRYFNSRPSTTSYSTADPKKDDAGVLRTGVSGASNLAPSNPALLERIKGKDDPDPSKKVEGDFNRLKTAGVQPTGDLVYTSGSSLDPHITPEAATAQIARVAKARGIQSTQLETLIAQNSDGRFLGIFGEPGVNVLKLNLALDQIKG; encoded by the coding sequence ATGAGTTTTGCACGTGAAGCTAGTAGAGCTATTCGTTCTACCTTGGTACTCTGGGTTATGGTCGCGATTATTTATCCTTTTGGGATGATTGCTATTGGGCAGATTGTGTTTCCATTTCAAGCCAATGGCAGTCTGCTAAAAAATAATGCAGGTCAAGTTGTGGGTTCTGCTTTGATTGGTCAACCTTTTAGTAGCGATCGCTATTTTAACAGTCGTCCCAGTACCACGAGCTACAGCACCGCCGACCCCAAAAAGGATGATGCGGGAGTTTTAAGAACTGGGGTTTCTGGCGCTAGCAACTTGGCTCCCAGTAATCCCGCATTGCTGGAACGCATCAAAGGTAAAGATGACCCCGACCCCAGCAAAAAGGTTGAAGGTGACTTCAATCGTCTGAAAACAGCAGGTGTGCAGCCAACTGGCGATTTAGTCTACACCTCTGGTTCCAGCCTTGACCCCCACATTACCCCTGAAGCTGCAACAGCGCAAATTGCACGAGTAGCCAAGGCGCGAGGAATTCAATCCACCCAACTGGAAACTTTGATTGCCCAAAATAGCGATGGTCGTTTTCTCGGTATCTTTGGTGAACCT
- a CDS encoding potassium-transporting ATPase subunit F translates to MKPIQIRRTILASQVLEEITEIWCQWRRQKLPLYLFLAMCFNLVVAPLVYAATGEELSRSQSWGLGLLGMVTLGLSIYLFFVMFVPEKF, encoded by the coding sequence ATGAAACCTATTCAGATCCGACGCACTATTCTTGCATCTCAAGTATTAGAAGAAATAACTGAAATCTGGTGTCAATGGCGTAGACAAAAGCTGCCACTGTATTTATTCTTGGCGATGTGTTTCAACCTAGTGGTTGCACCTCTAGTCTATGCAGCTACTGGTGAAGAGCTTTCCCGCAGTCAATCTTGGGGATTGGGGCTGTTAGGAATGGTGACACTAGGGCTTTCTATCTATTTATTTTTTGTAATGTTTGTACCGGAGAAATTCTAA